The proteins below come from a single Arthrobacter sp. B1I2 genomic window:
- a CDS encoding PP2C family protein-serine/threonine phosphatase, which produces MVSPPEPRRAVVIEDDPDIRGLLVRVLAKQGFDVTQAGAGLPGIEEVRRTRPDLVTLDLNLPDLDGLEVCKLLREFSDAFIVMLTARADELDKLTGLDNGADEYISKPFSPRELQSRINALFRRRPSAAAESAARGELERATEVQQSLLPKEDIRVDGYDVAGLFRPSRSVGGDFYDWYQTPGGLHLTFADAMGKGMGAALIAATVRAVMRSTGLRQDLDAGFASASKAIASDLDSSNSFVTLFHARLDAASGKVSYVDAGHGLALHVQPAGPADRLPSGGPPVGAWPGTQWPQAGLELAPGDSLVVVSDGVLDVFESVEDFTDAVQQATQSAGSAHEASNSILALAPAETAEDDVTVVVVRRLPAEVAA; this is translated from the coding sequence ATGGTCTCTCCCCCCGAACCCCGCCGCGCTGTGGTCATTGAAGATGACCCGGACATCCGGGGACTGCTGGTCCGCGTCCTGGCGAAGCAGGGCTTCGACGTGACCCAGGCCGGCGCCGGGCTGCCGGGTATTGAGGAAGTCCGCCGCACCAGGCCGGACCTGGTGACCCTGGACCTCAACCTGCCGGACCTCGACGGGCTGGAGGTGTGCAAGCTCCTGCGGGAGTTCTCGGACGCGTTCATTGTGATGCTCACCGCCCGCGCTGACGAACTGGACAAGCTGACCGGCCTGGACAACGGTGCCGACGAATACATCAGCAAACCCTTCAGCCCGCGGGAACTGCAGTCCCGCATCAATGCGCTGTTCCGGCGCAGGCCCTCGGCCGCCGCCGAATCCGCTGCCCGGGGTGAACTGGAACGCGCCACCGAAGTGCAGCAAAGCCTCCTGCCCAAGGAAGATATCCGGGTGGACGGTTACGACGTCGCCGGCCTCTTCCGCCCGTCCCGCAGTGTGGGCGGTGACTTCTACGATTGGTACCAGACGCCCGGGGGGCTCCACCTCACGTTCGCTGACGCCATGGGCAAGGGCATGGGCGCCGCGCTGATCGCGGCAACGGTCCGCGCCGTAATGCGCTCCACCGGCCTGCGGCAGGACCTCGACGCCGGCTTCGCCTCCGCCAGCAAGGCGATCGCCAGCGACCTCGACTCCTCCAATTCCTTCGTCACCCTGTTCCATGCCCGCCTGGACGCGGCGTCCGGCAAGGTCAGCTATGTCGACGCCGGGCATGGGCTTGCGCTGCACGTCCAGCCCGCCGGGCCGGCGGACCGCCTCCCCTCCGGAGGACCGCCGGTTGGCGCCTGGCCTGGGACGCAGTGGCCGCAGGCGGGGCTGGAGCTGGCCCCGGGCGATTCGCTGGTGGTGGTCAGCGACGGCGTGCTGGACGTGTTCGAGTCCGTGGAGGACTTCACGGACGCTGTCCAGCAGGCAACGCAGTCGGCAGGTTCGGCGCACGAGGCCAGCAACTCCATCCTGGCCCTGGCCCCCGCGGAGACCGCTGAAGACGACGTGACGGTGGTTGTCGTCCGCCGGCTCCCCGCGGAAGTGGCGGCATGA
- a CDS encoding DNA alkylation repair protein, whose product MTGAVLDAVLAELSMLDDPNVREANQKRGDDHGVNLTRLREIARRWKTQQEISLDLWATGDTAARLLAALICRPKEFEVDELDTMLCQSRADRLGVLKDYPTPPKCTSPYARAWINEMVSRQQRA is encoded by the coding sequence ATGACCGGCGCGGTTTTGGATGCGGTCCTCGCTGAACTGTCAATGCTTGATGACCCCAATGTGCGTGAGGCCAACCAGAAGCGCGGGGACGACCACGGCGTCAACCTCACGCGGCTTCGGGAGATCGCCAGGCGGTGGAAGACGCAGCAGGAAATTTCCCTGGACCTCTGGGCTACCGGCGATACGGCGGCGCGGTTGCTGGCAGCGTTGATTTGCCGTCCGAAGGAGTTTGAAGTGGATGAGCTGGACACCATGCTGTGCCAGTCACGCGCTGACCGGCTCGGAGTCCTTAAGGACTACCCCACGCCGCCCAAGTGCACATCGCCGTACGCGCGTGCGTGGATCAACGAGATGGTCAGCCGGCAGCAACGGGCCTAA
- a CDS encoding GNAT family N-acetyltransferase: MAIEVRPGTNFDDVRTLVGPKRADATVCWCLSYRIPAKQNVSLRGEERGELVRQLVAQDPPPGVLAYDGGEPVGWAAVHPRADTSFARNRRIPCVDNQDVWSVWCLRVRPGHRGKGISHYLLSGAVDMARSYGAPAIEGYPVDNKGSRVDLTMAYVGTRKLFEDAGFTKAADTLSVLNGFPRVLMRLELS; the protein is encoded by the coding sequence ATGGCCATTGAGGTGCGTCCGGGCACGAACTTCGACGACGTCCGGACCCTGGTGGGGCCCAAAAGGGCGGATGCCACCGTCTGCTGGTGCCTGAGCTACCGCATCCCTGCCAAGCAGAACGTCTCCCTTCGGGGTGAAGAGCGCGGGGAGCTGGTCAGGCAGTTGGTGGCCCAGGATCCCCCTCCCGGTGTATTGGCGTACGACGGCGGCGAACCAGTTGGGTGGGCAGCGGTCCATCCACGTGCGGACACGAGCTTTGCCCGCAACCGAAGAATTCCCTGCGTGGACAACCAGGACGTGTGGTCGGTGTGGTGCCTCCGCGTCCGTCCTGGCCACCGCGGCAAAGGCATCTCGCACTACCTTCTGTCAGGCGCCGTGGACATGGCCCGCTCCTATGGGGCCCCCGCCATCGAGGGCTATCCCGTGGACAACAAGGGCAGCAGGGTGGACCTCACCATGGCCTATGTGGGCACCCGGAAGCTGTTCGAGGACGCCGGTTTTACCAAGGCCGCGGACACACTATCGGTGTTGAACGGCTTCCCCCGGGTGCTCATGCGGCTGGAGCTGTCATGA
- the bcp gene encoding thioredoxin-dependent thiol peroxidase: MSPTLTTKLQPGTPAPEFTLRDAQGRETSLADYRGKNVIVYFYPKAATPGCTTEACDFRDSLASLQGKGYEVVGVSPDAQEALAGFTGDFSLTFPLLSDPDHTVALAYGAWGEKLVNGEIHEGIVRSTVVVDAQGYVTLAQYQVKADGHVAALKEALGV; this comes from the coding sequence ATGAGCCCCACCCTGACCACCAAGCTTCAGCCCGGCACCCCGGCGCCTGAGTTCACCCTCCGGGACGCCCAGGGCCGGGAGACCTCCTTGGCCGATTACCGTGGCAAGAACGTCATTGTCTACTTCTACCCGAAGGCCGCCACCCCCGGCTGCACCACCGAGGCCTGCGACTTCCGCGACAGCCTGGCCTCCCTGCAGGGCAAGGGCTACGAGGTGGTTGGAGTCTCCCCCGACGCCCAGGAAGCCCTGGCCGGCTTCACCGGCGACTTCTCCCTGACCTTCCCGCTGCTCTCCGACCCCGACCACACTGTGGCCCTGGCCTACGGTGCCTGGGGCGAGAAGCTCGTCAACGGGGAAATCCACGAAGGAATCGTCCGCTCCACTGTTGTGGTGGACGCCCAGGGATACGTCACGCTCGCCCAGTACCAGGTGAAGGCTGACGGCCACGTCGCAGCCCTGAAGGAAGCACTGGGCGTCTAA
- a CDS encoding winged helix-turn-helix domain-containing protein yields the protein MAVEAHYPGAGARPVLVPHKAAARGLAVWVVPGEGTSPELLARAAQLVLARALQTAPEAEVHWPAAGAPTSGVSAAVEGAADHSSRTPSAAENPGAPTQARGEDDGGTRLPPSAGPVSRVAVDLAADTVLLDGKPVSLTGVEYKVLRYLVTHLSRTVGRGELQEFLESLDFPGATARSIDVYVGRIRKKLGNARHAVATVRGGGYRFVPGPHAAVRGPAEYCI from the coding sequence ATGGCAGTGGAAGCCCACTATCCGGGGGCGGGGGCGCGGCCAGTACTTGTTCCACACAAGGCGGCTGCACGCGGACTGGCCGTGTGGGTGGTTCCCGGCGAAGGCACCAGCCCCGAACTGCTGGCCCGCGCCGCCCAACTGGTCCTTGCCCGGGCCTTACAGACTGCTCCGGAGGCGGAAGTCCATTGGCCTGCCGCCGGAGCCCCCACGTCCGGGGTCTCCGCCGCAGTGGAAGGAGCCGCAGACCACTCCTCCCGCACTCCTTCCGCGGCGGAGAACCCCGGCGCTCCCACCCAGGCACGCGGCGAGGACGACGGCGGCACCCGCCTGCCGCCGTCGGCCGGCCCCGTCAGCCGGGTCGCCGTGGACCTCGCCGCCGACACCGTCCTGCTGGACGGCAAGCCGGTGTCCCTGACCGGCGTCGAATACAAAGTGCTGCGTTACCTGGTGACCCATCTGTCCCGGACGGTGGGCCGCGGGGAACTGCAGGAGTTCCTGGAGTCGCTTGATTTTCCCGGCGCCACCGCAAGATCCATCGACGTGTACGTGGGCAGGATCCGGAAGAAACTGGGCAACGCCCGCCATGCCGTGGCCACTGTACGCGGCGGCGGGTACCGGTTTGTGCCGGGTCCGCACGCGGCCGTTCGTGGACCGGCGGAATACTGCATATGA
- the allB gene encoding allantoinase AllB has product MSEERFDLVIRGQRILTTAGIAPREVGVRNGKIVAIEPLGNGLASAEVIELADDETLLPGLVDTHVHVNEPGRTEWEGFASATRAAAAGGVTTIIDMPLNSVPPTTTVENLKLKREVAEDQAFIDIGFWGGAIPGNKADLRPLHDEGVFGFKCFLLHSGVDEFPHLDADEMEEDMAELKSFDSLMIVHAEDSHAIDRAPHPGGDHYSTFLASRPRGAENKAIAEVIERARWTGARAHILHLSSSDALPMIASAKRDGVKLTVETCPHYLTLMAEEIPDGATAYKCCPPIREASNRELLWQGLLDGTIDCIVSDHSPSTLDLKDLENGDFAVAWGGVSSLQLGLSLIWTEARHRGIPLEQVVSWMAEKPAGLARLTNKGQLALGYDADFSVFAPDEAFVVDVSKLKHKNPITPYDGKALSGVVRKTFLRGAAVDGQTPTGRLIRRGGV; this is encoded by the coding sequence GTGTCTGAAGAACGTTTCGACCTCGTCATCCGGGGCCAGCGCATCCTCACCACCGCCGGCATCGCACCCCGTGAGGTGGGCGTCCGCAACGGAAAAATCGTCGCCATCGAGCCGCTGGGCAACGGCCTGGCCAGCGCCGAAGTCATCGAGCTCGCCGACGACGAAACCCTGTTGCCCGGCCTGGTGGACACCCACGTCCACGTCAACGAGCCCGGCCGCACCGAGTGGGAAGGCTTTGCCTCCGCCACCCGCGCCGCCGCGGCCGGTGGTGTGACCACCATCATCGACATGCCGCTGAACTCCGTCCCGCCCACCACCACGGTGGAGAACCTCAAACTCAAGCGCGAGGTGGCCGAGGACCAGGCGTTCATCGACATCGGGTTCTGGGGCGGTGCCATCCCCGGCAACAAGGCAGACCTGCGCCCGCTGCACGACGAGGGGGTCTTCGGCTTCAAGTGCTTCCTCCTGCACTCCGGCGTGGACGAGTTCCCGCACCTGGACGCGGACGAGATGGAGGAGGACATGGCGGAGCTGAAGTCCTTCGATTCGCTGATGATCGTCCATGCCGAGGACTCGCACGCGATCGACCGCGCCCCGCACCCAGGCGGTGACCACTACTCCACCTTCCTGGCCTCCCGCCCCCGCGGCGCCGAGAACAAGGCCATTGCGGAGGTGATCGAGCGGGCCCGCTGGACCGGTGCGCGTGCGCACATCCTGCACCTGTCGTCGTCGGACGCCCTGCCCATGATCGCCTCCGCAAAGCGCGACGGCGTGAAGCTCACCGTGGAAACGTGCCCGCACTACCTCACGCTGATGGCCGAGGAAATCCCGGACGGCGCCACCGCCTACAAGTGCTGCCCGCCCATCCGAGAGGCCTCCAACCGGGAGCTGCTGTGGCAGGGCCTGCTGGACGGGACCATCGACTGCATCGTCTCGGACCACTCCCCCTCCACCCTGGACCTCAAGGACCTGGAAAACGGCGACTTCGCTGTGGCCTGGGGCGGCGTCTCCTCGCTGCAGCTGGGCCTGTCCCTGATCTGGACCGAGGCACGGCACCGCGGCATCCCGCTGGAACAGGTGGTGTCCTGGATGGCCGAAAAACCTGCCGGCCTGGCCCGCCTCACCAACAAGGGACAGCTGGCCCTGGGCTACGACGCCGACTTCAGCGTCTTCGCCCCGGACGAGGCGTTCGTGGTGGACGTGTCCAAGCTGAAGCACAAAAACCCCATCACCCCCTACGACGGCAAGGCCCTCTCCGGCGTGGTCCGCAAGACCTTCCTCCGCGGCGCCGCAGTGGACGGCCAGACCCCAACGGGCAGGCTGATCCGCCGCGGCGGCGTCTAA
- a CDS encoding glycerate kinase, with translation MRVVIAPDKFKGSLSAPEVCSHLEKGLQRGAGGNLDVVRIPVADGGEGTLDAAVGSGFTRRTATVTGPAGQPVEADFAVRGHEAVIEMAAASGLALLPQVQAGGRPDSAAATSATSLGTGELIRAALDAGCRRIILGVGGSANTDGGAGLLQGLGAKFLDSTNNELPLGGAALANLRSIDFTGFEPRLVDTRFVLASDVDNPLLGAQGAAAVFGPQKGATPQDVGMLDAALARFVEVLAREIGFRAVKAAGAPGAGAAGGVGYAAIAVLAATRRPGIDVVLEFTALEQKLAGADLVITGEGSLDEQSLLGKTPMGVARAAAGQGVPVIAVCGRTTLDQDQAAAAGFERVHALTTLESDVNRCIAEAGPLLEQLGTQISAELAAHRPGTARTKEDLRV, from the coding sequence ATGCGCGTGGTTATTGCCCCGGACAAGTTCAAGGGATCACTGTCAGCCCCAGAGGTCTGCTCGCACCTTGAGAAAGGCCTGCAGCGCGGCGCCGGCGGAAACCTGGACGTGGTCCGGATTCCGGTAGCCGACGGCGGCGAGGGCACCCTTGATGCTGCCGTCGGCTCCGGCTTCACCCGCCGCACCGCAACGGTGACCGGACCTGCGGGCCAGCCGGTGGAAGCCGACTTCGCCGTCCGGGGCCACGAAGCGGTCATCGAGATGGCCGCCGCCTCCGGCCTGGCGCTGCTGCCCCAGGTCCAGGCTGGCGGCAGGCCTGATTCGGCAGCAGCCACAAGCGCCACCAGCCTGGGCACCGGCGAGCTGATACGTGCGGCCCTGGATGCCGGTTGCCGCCGGATCATCCTGGGCGTGGGCGGCAGCGCCAATACCGACGGCGGAGCGGGGCTCCTACAGGGACTGGGCGCCAAATTCCTGGACAGCACGAACAACGAACTCCCACTGGGCGGGGCGGCGCTGGCCAACCTGCGCAGTATCGATTTCACCGGCTTCGAACCACGCCTGGTGGACACGCGCTTTGTCCTGGCATCCGACGTCGACAACCCGCTACTGGGCGCGCAGGGCGCTGCGGCGGTTTTCGGCCCGCAGAAGGGTGCCACACCACAAGACGTCGGCATGCTCGACGCCGCCCTGGCCAGGTTTGTCGAAGTCCTGGCCAGGGAGATCGGATTCCGCGCGGTCAAGGCTGCCGGCGCTCCCGGAGCCGGGGCAGCCGGCGGCGTGGGCTACGCAGCCATCGCCGTCCTGGCCGCGACGCGGCGGCCGGGCATCGACGTCGTCCTTGAATTCACGGCATTGGAGCAGAAGCTGGCCGGCGCAGACCTGGTGATCACCGGCGAAGGCAGCCTGGACGAGCAAAGCCTGCTGGGAAAGACCCCCATGGGCGTGGCCCGGGCGGCCGCCGGCCAGGGAGTTCCGGTGATCGCAGTCTGCGGGCGGACCACCCTGGACCAAGACCAGGCCGCGGCCGCAGGATTCGAGCGGGTCCACGCTTTGACCACGCTCGAAAGCGATGTAAACAGGTGCATAGCAGAGGCAGGACCGCTGCTGGAGCAGCTGGGCACCCAGATCAGCGCGGAGCTCGCGGCCCACAGGCCCGGCACCGCACGTACCAAGGAGGACCTCCGTGTCTGA
- the gcl gene encoding glyoxylate carboligase, with amino-acid sequence MSKMRTVDAAVAILEKEGAIEAFGLPGAAINPFYSAMRAHGGIRHTLARHVEGASHMADGFSRAKDGNIGVCIGTSGPAGTDMITGLYAAWADSIPMLCVTGQAPVAKLHKEDFQAVDIESIAKPVTKMAMTILEPGQVPGAFQKAFQLMRSGRPGPVLLDLPIDVQLAEIEFDIDAYEPLAVEKPRASRKQLEKALDMLLAAKHPLIVAGGGIINAGASAQLVELAETLNVPVIPTLMGWGTIPDDHQLMAGMVGLQTSHRYGNENYLQSDFVIGIGNRWANRHTGGLETYTAGRKFVHIDIEPTQIGRVFSPDLGIASDAGAALAGLVELAKERKAAGSLPDYSAWVAECQDRKASLHRKTHFENIPIKPQRVYEEMNRAFGRDTIYVSTIGLSQIAGAQMLHVFGPRKWINAGQAGPLGWTAPAALGVVRGKPDETVVALSGDYDFQFMIEELAVGAQFNLPYIHVVVNNSYLGLIRQSQRGFNMEQNVSLAFENVNSADLSENARGYGVDHLKVAEGLGCKAVRVEDPNDLAAAFDKAKALMGEFQVPVVVEVILEKVTNISMGVEINAVNEFEELAQTAADAPTAILAQQA; translated from the coding sequence ATGAGCAAGATGCGTACCGTTGATGCAGCGGTGGCCATCCTGGAAAAGGAAGGCGCCATCGAGGCGTTCGGCCTGCCAGGCGCCGCGATCAACCCCTTCTATTCCGCGATGCGCGCCCACGGCGGCATCCGCCACACCCTGGCCCGCCACGTTGAAGGTGCCAGCCACATGGCGGACGGCTTCAGCCGCGCCAAGGACGGCAACATCGGCGTCTGCATCGGCACCTCCGGCCCCGCCGGCACGGACATGATCACCGGGCTCTACGCAGCCTGGGCCGACTCCATCCCCATGCTGTGCGTTACCGGCCAGGCCCCCGTGGCCAAGCTGCACAAGGAAGACTTCCAGGCCGTGGACATCGAGTCCATCGCCAAGCCCGTTACCAAGATGGCCATGACCATCCTGGAGCCCGGCCAGGTTCCCGGTGCCTTCCAGAAGGCGTTCCAGCTGATGCGCTCCGGCCGCCCGGGCCCCGTGCTGCTGGACCTGCCAATCGACGTGCAGCTCGCCGAGATCGAATTCGACATCGACGCCTACGAGCCCCTCGCCGTCGAGAAGCCCAGGGCCTCACGCAAGCAGCTGGAAAAGGCACTGGACATGCTCCTCGCCGCCAAGCACCCGCTGATCGTGGCCGGTGGCGGCATCATCAACGCCGGCGCCTCCGCGCAGCTGGTGGAACTGGCCGAGACCCTGAACGTTCCGGTCATCCCCACCCTGATGGGCTGGGGCACCATCCCGGACGACCACCAGTTGATGGCCGGCATGGTGGGCCTGCAGACCTCCCACCGCTACGGCAACGAGAACTACCTCCAGAGCGACTTCGTGATCGGCATCGGCAACCGCTGGGCCAACCGCCACACCGGCGGACTGGAGACCTACACGGCCGGCCGCAAGTTCGTGCACATCGACATCGAGCCCACGCAGATCGGCCGCGTTTTCTCCCCGGACCTGGGCATCGCGTCCGACGCCGGCGCGGCGCTGGCCGGGCTGGTTGAGCTCGCCAAAGAGCGGAAGGCGGCAGGATCCCTGCCGGACTACAGCGCCTGGGTTGCCGAGTGCCAGGACCGCAAGGCCAGCCTGCACCGCAAGACGCACTTCGAGAACATCCCCATCAAGCCGCAGCGCGTGTACGAGGAGATGAACCGGGCCTTCGGCCGCGACACCATCTACGTGTCCACCATCGGCCTGTCCCAGATTGCCGGCGCGCAGATGCTGCACGTTTTCGGGCCGCGCAAGTGGATCAACGCCGGCCAGGCCGGTCCGCTGGGCTGGACCGCACCGGCGGCCCTCGGCGTCGTCCGCGGCAAGCCGGACGAGACCGTGGTTGCCCTGTCCGGCGATTACGACTTCCAGTTCATGATTGAGGAACTGGCCGTGGGCGCGCAGTTCAACCTGCCGTACATCCACGTGGTGGTGAACAACTCCTACCTGGGCCTGATCCGCCAGTCCCAGCGCGGCTTCAACATGGAACAGAACGTGTCCCTGGCGTTCGAAAACGTCAACAGCGCGGACTTGTCCGAAAACGCACGCGGCTACGGCGTGGACCACCTCAAGGTGGCTGAGGGCCTGGGCTGCAAGGCCGTCCGGGTGGAGGACCCCAACGACCTGGCCGCCGCGTTCGACAAGGCCAAGGCCCTCATGGGCGAGTTCCAGGTGCCCGTGGTGGTGGAAGTGATCCTGGAAAAGGTCACCAACATCTCCATGGGTGTGGAAATCAACGCCGTAAACGAGTTCGAGGAACTGGCACAAACCGCCGCAGACGCACCCACCGCCATCCTGGCCCAGCAGGCATAA